The DNA window TCTCATCTGActtcttcgtttcttcactATTGGTTTTTCACTAACCATTGTTCTTAGCACTTCATAATATTATGATATTCTTTCTATTTAAGTTATTTTCAGGAGCGTCGTCATCACCACATTTGATATGCTTCcatcctcttatcttttcttaatgcaaataaagacactaaaacagcagcagtaccagcatTAGCATGGTCTCATTGTgggaccagcagcagcagcagtaggatcTTCGCGTGGCACCAGTGCTATCTTAGGACACATGACCGTCTTGCCGCCTTTTACTCAGACTGACCACCACCCTTGTCACACATGCCGATTGAAACAcggaaggaaacttgagataggTTTATTTAGGAAAGAGGGTGATTTATGGAGTTCATGGAACTgtcaaaggagagaaggaaaggtcgtGATGCAGAAGGTGTCTCCAATTGCGCCCTGGAAAGGTGACGTAAGGTTGGTGCCACAGTCACTGTCTGTGTCGGCCTTTCCTCAGCAGATGTCGCTGTCGTCAGTGCTTAGTTGAGGACGTGGAAGCCGGTGTGGTCAGCCCTGTACTCGACGGTGTACCATTCGCCGTTGGGTTTCTCAACCTTGTACCTGCCGTGCACAGCTGTGCCTGGCTCTCCGTACTGCTCGTGACTCATTGTGTTCTTATCCAGGTCGATGACCACATTCTTGGGAGCAGTGGGAGGGGCGGCGAACGCTCCCATGAACAGCACCATGGCCAGCAGGATGACGCTCTGTAAGATGATACAGTTAGTGGCTACCCAGTCCtcacttccttatcctcctcctcaccagacACTGCatcaggcaccaccaccaccaccaccaccaccaccactcaccaggaTCCTCATATTGGTGTTACAGAAGCAGGACAACGTCTGATGCCACCGTGAGTCCCGGCGTGGCTTAAATAGCCGCACGAGCAGGGCGCAGTTTGCCTTGGGTGAGTCTACCATCAGAACAAGAAATGGACACACCACAGGCTAGGTGAAAAGTGCTAAGGTCAGAAATATACGTAGTAGTGGGCGTAGCTACTCGTCTAGCGGGTAAACACTGAAGGCTGACCGACATCTAGTGACGCACGTAACCCTTCAGTGGAGCACGCGTATTCTGCCACCTTATCACCACGACTCGTAAGAACAACAGTTACAATAAAACCACACAGAACAACAGaagcaccaccagcaacagcgaaaagagcaacaacaacagtaacaacagtaacaacaccatGAAAAgaacataacaataacaactgcaGTAACAGTGATGActatagcaacagcaacaacagtaacaacatgaacaacattaacaacaacagcagtaacaaaatgataatgattataagaaaagtaataaaatagtGACTATTTTTTATACTGATAAGgtgaaatagatgaataaacttGAATAAGGCAAATTGGTGCCATTCAGAGCTACGGTGGCCCGTCATGAGCGCTTCATCGGTGACGCGAGTCGAGTTCTGCAggatattcatattttttcaggctcctcctcctcctcctcctcctcctcctcctcctcctcctcctcctcctcctcctcctcctcctcctcctcctcctcctcctcctccgtgttgcCAGTGTATGGCCTGATGAGAAGCCTGTCAGTGTGAGGCATTGTCCGCTCTCTTTGTTGGGCATTATTGTATGCACTGGAGTGGTTGTCGCCTGCCGCCCTGGGCCTGGTGTTATTCATTCTGCCCTCCTGCCCTACTGCCTCACTGAACAAgaatttcttcctctcacctctgttCTGTCCACCACTATACGAGTAATACACGAGTAAACCTCAATCTTGCTCTACTACCTGGGATTCTTCCTGTTATACATAGAtgctctatctttccttctctcatcgcATGTCCTACAAGTCTCATCTGActtcttcgtttcttcactATTGGTTTTTTTTCACTAACCATTGTTCTTAGCACTTCATAATATTATGATATTCTTTCTATTTAAGTTATTTTCAGGAGCGTCGTCATCACCACATTTGATATGCTTCcatcctcttatcttttcttaatgcaaataaagacactaaaacagcagcagtaccagcatTAGCATGGTCTCATTGTgggaccagcagcagcagcagtaggatcTTCGCGTGGCACCAGTGCTATCTTAGGACACATGACCGTCTTGCCGCCTTTTACTCAGACTGACCACCACCCTTGTCACACATGCCGATTGAAACAcggaaggaaacttgagataggTTTATTTAGGAAAGAGGGTGATTTATGGAGTTCATGGAACTgtcaaaggagagaaggaaaggtcgtGATGCAGAAGGTGTCTCCAATTGCGCCCTGGAAAGGTGACGTAAGGTTGGTGCCACAGTCACTGTCTGTGTCGGCCTTTCCTCAGCAGATGTCGCTGTCGTCAGTGCTTAGTTGAGGACGTGGAAGCCGGTGTGGTCAGCCCTGTACTCGACGGTGTACCATTCGCCGTTGGGTTTCTCAACCTTGTACCTGCCGTGCACAGCTGTGCCTGGCTCTCCGTACTGCTCGTGACTCATTGTGTTCTTATCCAGGTCGATGACCACATTCTTGGGAGCAGTGGGAGGGGCGGCGAACGCTCCCATGAACAGCACCATGGCCAGCAGGATGACGCTCTGTAAGATGATACAGTTAGTGGCTACCCAGTCCtcacttccttatcctcctcctcaccagacACTGCatcaggcaccaccaccaccaccaccaccaccaccactcaccaggaTCCTCATATTGGTGTTACAGAAGCAGGACAACGTCTGATGCCACCGTGAGTCCCGGCGTGGCTTAAATAGCCGCACGAGCAGGGCGCAGTTTGCCTTGGGTAGGAGTCTACCATCAGAACAAGAAATGGACACACCACAGGCTAGGGTGAAAGTGCTAAGGTCAGAAATATACGTAGTAGTGGGCGTAGCTACTCGTCTAGCGGGTAAACACTGAAGGCTGACCGACATCTAGTGACGCACGTAACCCTTCAGTGGAGCACGCGTATTCTGCCACCTTATCACCACGACTCGTAAGAACAACAGTTACAATAAAACCACACAGAACAACAGaagcaccaccagcaacagcgaaaagagcaacaacaacagtaacaacagtaacaacaccatGAAAAgaacataacaataacaactgcaGTAACAGTGATGActatagcaacagcaacaacagtaacaacatgaacaacattaacaacaacagcagtaacaaaatgataatgattataagaaaagtaataaaatagtGACTATTTTTTATACTGATAAGgtgaaatagatgaataaacttGAATAAGGCAAATTGGTGCCATTCAGAGCTACGGTGGCCCGTCATGAGCGCTTCATCGGTGACGCGAGTCGAGTTCTGCAggatattcatattttttcaggctcctcctcctcctcctcctcctcctcctcctcctcctccgtgttgcCAGTGTATGGCCTGATGAGAAGCCTGTCAGTGTGAGGCATTGTCCGCTCTCTTTGTTGGGCATTATTGTATGCACTGGAGTGGTTGTCGCCTGCCGCCCTGGGCCTGGTGTTATTCATTCTGCCCTCCTGCCCTACTGCCTCACTGAACAAgaatttcttcctctcacctctgttCTGTCCACCACTATACGAGTAATACACGAGTAAACCTCAATCTTGCTCTACTACCTGGGATTCTTCCTGTTATACATAGAtgctctatctttccttctctcatcgcATGTCCTACAAGTCTCATCTGActtcttcgtttcttcactATTGGTTTTTCACTAACCATTGTTCTTAGCACTTCATAATATTATGATATTCTTTCTATTTAAGTTATTTTCAGGAGCGTCGTCATCACCACATTTGATATGCTTCcatcctcttatcttttcttaatgcaaataaagacactaaaacagcagcagtaccagcatTAGCATGGTCTCATTGTgggaccagcagcagcagcagtaggatcTTCGCGTGGCACCAGTGCTATCTTAGGACACATGACCGTCTTGCCGCCTTTTACTCAGACTGACCACCACCCCTTGTCACACATGCCGATTGAAACAcggaaggaaacttgagataggTTTATTTAGGAAAGAGGGTGATTTATGGAGTTCATGGAACTgtcaaaggagagaaggaaaggtcgtGATGCAGAAGGTGTCTCCAATTGCGCCCTGGAAAGGTGACGTAAGGTTGGTGCCACAGTCACTGTCTGTGTCGGCCTTTCCTCAGCAGATGTCGCTGTCGTCAGTGCTTAGTTGAGGACGTGGAAGCCAGTGTGGTCAGCCCTGTACTCGACGGTGTACCATTCGCCGTTGGGTTTCTCAACCTTGTACCTGCCGTGCACAGCTGTGCCTGGCTCTCCGTACTGCTCGTGACTCATTGTGTTCTTGTCCACGTCGATAACGACATTCTTGGGAGCAGTGGGAGGGGCGGCGAACGCTCCCATGAACAGCACCGTGGCCAGCACGATGACGCTCTGTAAGACGGCACAGTTAGTGGCTACCCAGTACACAGTGCCGAATTATAAATGGCTATATAATGTATCTCGTAATAAATGGTCTATAATGTATCTCGATTATCAGCGTCTAGTAAGACAAGCCTTCCCCTTCTTGAAGCCATGGTGTGACTGATTCATCACATCTTGGTTGTCCAATGCTTGTTAATGTCGCTTCGCAATTACTGATTCCATTATTCTGCCTACAACTGGAATTAGGATCACAGGTCTATGCTCAACTCTAAGGTTTCACCTCTTTTTGTTAAAGATGGTTACTACATTCGTTTTGCCTCTATATTTTTGGAGTTTGATATTAACAAATGTAAAATGCTTAGCGTACGTTGAAGAATCCCACACAGCATGTACACAATAAGAGACTCAGGGGAATTCATAGAAAGAAAAGCATTAACGACTTATAGTTAGCTCTAACATACGTCAAAGATAACTATGTTTAAAGGTCAGAAACAAAGCAAACCAGGTAGTAGAATTACTTTTTTAAGTTTTCTAAGTAAAAGTTCTGAAGTTATACTAAAGTTAAATGTAGCGATGATCAGATCTCATCTACTTTATGTTGTCCGGTTTGGTCCTCATATTACTGGGAGAATATAAGTCTATTAAAGTCAGTACAAAGAAGAATGACTATAAGGATACAGAGGATGAAGAGCATTCCTTAGGGAAGGAGACGTAACATTTTGAATATACATTCACTACAGAGGCATAAGTTGAGAAGTGGCCGGATAGGAGTATGGTACTACATTGGGGATACAACAAGGCTAACGTACATAACAATCAGGGTCTGCTATCAAGGTAGAGCAAGAAGTAACGTGTTAAAGCttcaaaaaagtaaataacaaaagaaatacgaAGGAACTCGTTTTAAGTGCATGTGAATGGAGAAGACGCAGTTGTTATTAGTGGTGAGAGATTAGGGAATGTCAAAGGTTAGACAGACTTATGGAAGGGGATGGTAAGTGGAAATGGATGGCATTGTTCATAGAGGAAGTGCCACATGTtggtctgatggcttcttggaggttcctttattttattatggtCTAGTGTAAGGGCGAGCACTGGCTAGTGAAGCCAGGCTGGCCAAAGTATAACGGTCCCTCATATAATCTGGCCAGTAGCATTTATGAAACTTGGGGCATTGAACACCACAGGAAACTTGAGATGGTTttattgatggaaaaaaaacattcatgagtctgagtctgacaaagaagagagggaaagttaCAACGTAGAAGGTGACGCTAACCGCGCCCTGAATGAGGCTGAGCGGCGCGGCGGCGTCACCAGCAGAAGGTGAGCAATGATGAAATGTTAGGTGTTGTTGTCGGCGGAGCCTCAGCAGACGTCACTGTCGTCACCAACTACACGATGCGGAATCCTTTCTCGTCAGCAACGTACTCCACCTTGTACCAGTTCCCGAAGGCGTCCAGCGCCTCGTACTCGCCATGCACGGCCTGGCCGGGTATGCCTTCCTGCTCGTGGCTCAGATTCGGAATGTCCACGTTGAGGATGTCATTGGGACGGGCGGCGACCATACCCAGGAACAGCACCACAGCCAGCAGGATGACGCTCTGAAAGACACCACGGTTAGTGGCTGCccattcctcctgttcctcctcacccctccttcctccccttctcctcccattcactgtgccagccaccaccacaactcaccAGGACCTTCATGTTGGTGTGCGAGATGCAGGACAACGTCTGATGCTCCAGCTTGAACCAGCGTGTGTTATATAGCGGCCCGCCTGGCACTTGGTGCTGTGCCGGGAGGTGAACAGAAaacgggacaacaagatcagcGGCACCCACAGAGCGTGCCCGAGGCCACAGCGGCCTACACAAGGCCCGCCACATGCACCACTGTTCAGGCCGCTATATAAGCCAGGCCGGGACTCACGGAGGCATCAGACGTTGTCCtgcatctgacacacacacaccaacatgaaggtcctggtgagtgctggtgctggtgctggtggccgATACAGTGTctggtgaggagaaggaagggtgggCAGCCACTAACTGTGCCGTCTTACAGAGCGTCATCCTGCTGGCCGTGGTGCTGTTCCTGGGTTTCGTCGCCGCCCGTCCCAATGAGGTCCTGGACTTCGAAACTGATGACGTGAGCCACGAGCAGTACGGCGTGCCCGGCTCCGCCGTGCACGGCGAGTACGAGGCAAAGGACGCCCACGGCAACTGGTATGAGGTCAAGTACGTCGCTGACCACAATGGCTTCCGCGTTCTCTAGACGGTGACGATGACGACGTGTGCTGAGGCTGGCCGACGCTCATCGACATCTGAAGCCCAGCCGAGGACTACTCTCTGATCATGAACTTTTCccccattttcatctttttcctgtctctcttcatcGGGTTCTATTTTCCCAAATCAAACCGTGTCAATAAGAACCtgcgaaaaataataaaacgtcTTCAAAACACGTGTGTATCATTGTTGCATCTGTCCCCACGctgcacctctccctcttccctctccccacttCATGATCCCCCACCCTGCAGCGATCACGAGGCGAGGCTACTGCTTACCCTGCACATGGTCAACAGGAGTAAGGGGGCCCCGCTGTATGGCCCAGGCACAGCTGAGACGCATTTGTCCGTTGCGGCAAGACACACTACAGGGACAGACTTGTAAGTGGCCACGCTCCTCCCTGTTGCAGCTTTCCTCACAGCGACTTGTAGTCCGTGTTTACCAGACGTCCTTTGAGAACCGTGACAGTATTGAGAACAGGTTGGGCGTCACGGTCATTGCAACCTTCACCTGCAGGGCGAGGCTTTGTTGATGGTTGTTCTTCGTTACTGTTCGTAGGGCGTCTCCCACCACATGATACACTGACAACTCTTACATAATGCACATGACACCCTCTGAGCTCACTGCTCCGCGTC is part of the Portunus trituberculatus isolate SZX2019 chromosome 19, ASM1759143v1, whole genome shotgun sequence genome and encodes:
- the LOC123506271 gene encoding cuticle protein CP575-like encodes the protein MRILSVILLAMVLFMGAFAAPPTAPKNVVIDLDKNTMSHEQYGEPGTAVHGRYKVEKPNGEWYTVEYRADHTGFHVLN
- the LOC123506268 gene encoding uncharacterized protein LOC123506268; translated protein: MWRALCRPLWPRARSVGAADLVVPFSVHLPAQHQVPGGPLYNTRWFKLEHQTLSCISHTNMKVLSVILLAVVLFLGMVAARPNDILNVDIPNLSHEQEGIPGQAVHGEYEALDAFGNWYKVEYVADEKGFRIV